From a region of the Hippopotamus amphibius kiboko isolate mHipAmp2 chromosome 3, mHipAmp2.hap2, whole genome shotgun sequence genome:
- the IER5 gene encoding immediate early response gene 5 protein, protein MEFKLEAHRIVSISLGKIYNSRVQRGGIKLHKNLLVSLVLRSARQVYLSDPCPGLYLAGHPGVPLPPPPQQPGESAAGPPAGWGEPPPPAASAAWPEPAPQPERPAVPEVPRACDTEPAATAPGAGDTLQGGEAEAAEAAWRRVEGPREAAVGGAEGPAGCSDVFPEGPGAARRSCGCSLGDEAKLSASRRADGCRAPRPAGLEPPAPPPACPRKRGAAGVGGGPADCPAPGLTPLKKPRRNSEEQSGGAAAAAEEEEEEMETGNVANLISIFGSSFSGLLRKSPGGGREEAEGEESGPEAAEPGQICCDKPVLRDINPWSTAIVAF, encoded by the coding sequence atgGAGTTCAAGCTGGAGGCACACCGCATCGTCAGCATCTCCCTGGGCAAGATCTACAACTCGCGGGTCCAGCGCGGCGGCATCAAGCTGCACAAGAACCTGCTGGTCTCGCTGGTGCTCCGCAGCGCCCGCCAGGTCTACCTGAGCGACCCTTGTCCCGGGCTCTACCTGGCCGGTCACCCGGGGgtcccgctgccgccgccgccgcagcagcCCGGGGAGTCGGCGGCCGGGCCACCCGCGGGCTGGGGGGAGCCTCCTCCGCCGGCCGCCAGTGCCGCCTGGCCGGAGCCCGCGCCCCAGCCGGAGCGCCCCGCCGTCCCAGAAGTCCCACGGGCGTGCGACACGGAGCCCGCGGCCACGGCGCCGGGCGCCGGGGACACTCTTCAGGGCGGAGAGGCGGAGGCGGCGGAAGCTGCCTGGCGCCGCGTGGAGGGACCACGAGAGGCGGCGGTCGGAGGAGCCGAGGGCCCCGCCGGATGCTCGGACGTCTTTCCCGAGGGGCCCGGGGCAGCGCGCCGCTCCTGCGGCTGCTCCCTGGGGGACGAGGCCAAGCTGAGTGCGTCCCGCCGCGCGGACGGCTGCCGCGCGCCGCGCCCCGCCGGGCTCGAGCCCCCCGCGCCGCCCCCAGCGTGCCCCAGGaagcgcggcgcggcgggggtgGGCGGCGGCCCCGCGGACTGCCCGGCGCCCGGCCTGACCCCGCTCAAGAAACCCCGCCGGAACTCCGAGGAGCAGtcgggcggggcggcggcggccgcggaggaggaggaggaggagatggagaccGGTAACGTGGCTAACCTCATTAGCATCTTCGGTTCCAGCTTCTCGGGACTCTTACGGAAAAGCCCCGGGGGCGGCCGGGAGGAAGCCGAGGGAGAGGAGAGCGGTCCGGAAGCCGCCGAGCCCGGGCAGATCTGCTGCGATAAGCCGGTGCTGAGAGACATTAACCCTTGGAGCACTGCCATCGTGGCCTTCTGA